TCCAGGCGGAGCGGCCGGACGCGGGTGTCGTCTACGTCGACAACGACCCGATCGTGCTCGCCCATGCCGAGGCCCTGCTCACCAGCGCCCCCGAGGGGCGGACCGCCTATGCCGACGCGGACATGCGCGACCCCGGCACGATCATCGGCTCGCCCGCCTTCCGGGACATCCTCGACCTGGGCGAGCCGGTCGGCCTGATGGTGATCGGGATGCTGCACTTCGTCCTGCCGCCGGAGGACCACCCCGTGCTGAGGCGGCTGCTCGCGCCGCTGCCACCGGGCAGCTTCCTGGCCGCGACCATCGGCACCGCCGACTTCGCCCCGCAGGAGGTCGGCCGGGTCGCGCGCGAGTACGAGCGCCGGGGGATGCCCATGGCGCTGCGGACCCGGGCGCAGGCCGCGGCCTTCTTCGACGGCCTCGACCTGGTGGAACCGGGCCTGTGCCAGGTCCACCGCTGGCGTCCCGAACCCGGCCGGCCGCTGGACGACGACCGGGACATCGCGATGTACGGCGCGGTCGCCCGTATCCCCTGACCCCTGCGCCCCGAACCTGTATTCCCTGCCCCGGGACACGGACCCCGGGCAGGCCGGACCAACCCTGGAGGAGTGCGTCGATGCACGACGTCAGCCCGTTCCTGGAGCGAAGGCTCGCACGGCGGTTCGCCACCTACGACACCGACGGCGACGGATTCATCGAGCGGCGGGACTTCGAGTCCGCCGTCGAACGGCTGGGGGCCGCGTTCGGCCGGGGGCCCCAGGACGGGGCGCTGGGCAGGCTGCGGGAGCTGACCACCGGGCTGTGGCGGCAACTGGTGCGGGTCGCGGACGCCGACGGGGACGGCAGGATCGGCGAGGACGAGTACAAGGCGGCCTTCGCCGCCGGGCTGCTGGTGACGCCCGACTCCTTCGACGCCGCGTATGTGCCGTTCCTCGACGCGCTCATGGACGTCGCCGACGAGGACGGCGACGGACGGCTGACCCGCGACCAGCAGGTCCGGTGGACGGGGGCGCTGATGGGGCTGCCGGAAGGGGACGCCCGGGAGGTCTTCGGACGGCTGGACACCGACGGCGACGGGCTCATCGGCCGGGCGGACATCCTCGGCGCCATCCGCGCCTACTACTTCGACGAGGACCCGCACGGTCCCGGGGCCTGGCTGCTGGGGCCGCTCGACAGCCGCTGACATCCGGACGGTCCGCTTCCCGGGCCCGTGCCGCGCAGCGGGGACGGGCCCGGGGAGCCGTCCGGGGTCAGCGGATCCGGCGGACGCCCCGGCGCCGGACCGCGTGGATGTCGCGGGTGGGATCCCCGCTCACCAGCAGGAGATCGGGGGCGATCCGGCCGCGGCCGGCGAGGGAGAAGTGGCGGGCGACGGTGGCGGTGCTCGCGGTCAGCGCCTCCAGCGGGGTCAGCCCCGGCCCGGGTCAGCAGCTTCAGCTCGCGGTGGCGGCCGTCGCCGTGGCCCGGCGCGAAGGGGGTGGCGTCGGTGCCCGCCGGCAGGGGGACGCCCGCCTCGTGCAGGGCCCGCCGAAGACCCGCGCCCCGCGGATGAGGGTCCGCGTCATCCAGATCTCGGGGTCCCCGGACGCACCGCCCGGAGATGATTTTCCAGACGACAGTACACGCGCGAATTGTCTTCGGGCTCATAAGCTGTCGGGCCATGAGCGATGACTCCGTTCCCGCGAACGCCCCGGCCCGGCCCGAAGGGCCCGGCGATCCGGACAGCCCCCGCCGCCCCGCCGCCGGGTCCGCCGACCCGACCGACCGCCTCGCCGACGACTGGCTGCGCGAGCGGCCCGATCTCGATCTCGGCGCCGTGGCCGTCCTCGGCCGTCTCGCCTTCGTCGCCGAGCAGGTCACCGGGCCCGCGGGGGAACGGGCGGTGCGGCGGCACGGCATCAGCAAGGGCGAGTTCGACGTGCTCGCGACGCTCCGGCGCGGCGGCCCGCCCTATGTCCTGAGCCCTTCGCGGCTCTCCGACACCCTGCTGACGTCCCGCGCCGGTATGACCAAGCGGCTGGACCGGCTGGAGCGGGCGGGGCTGGTGGCGCGGAGCCTGGACACCGAGGACCGGCGCAGCTTCCGGATCGCCCTCACCGACGAGGGCCGCCGGGTGGCCGACGCCGCGCTCACCGATCTGGCGGCGGCGCTCACCGGGCTCGTCTCGCTCCTCGACGACGGGGAGCGCGAGGGCCTGGACCGGGCGCTGCGGTCCCTCGCGCGCGCCGCCGGGCCGTCCGCCGCGCCCCGGCGCTGACACTCCCGGGACCACGGCCCCGGGAGTGGCCGGGCTGCCGCCCCACGGCCGGAAGGGCGGCAAAGGGCGACAATGGACCACGGGGGGCGGTGCGAGCGGTGTCCCGGGGGATGCCCCTGTGGGGAGGCTGCGCATGTACTTCCTGGACCGGGACGAGGCGGGCCGGCGGCTGGCCGGACGGCTGACCTCGCTCCGGGACCGCGATCCGGTGGTCCTGGGGCTGCCCCGGGGCGGTGTGCCCGTCGCGGCGCGGGTGGCCGAGGCCCTGGGCGCCCCGCTGGACATCTGTCTGGTGCGCAAGCTGGGGGTGCCGTTCCAGCCCGAGCTGGGCATGGGCGCCGTCGGCGAGGACGGGGTACGCGTCGTCAACGAGCGGGTG
The nucleotide sequence above comes from Streptomyces clavuligerus. Encoded proteins:
- a CDS encoding SAM-dependent methyltransferase, which translates into the protein MAYEARRAADRVDTGRAHSARVYDFILGGKDHYQVDIEAGAAMCAEWPALPVHMRANRAFMHRAARYLAREEGVRQFLDIGTGLPTSPNLHEIVQAERPDAGVVYVDNDPIVLAHAEALLTSAPEGRTAYADADMRDPGTIIGSPAFRDILDLGEPVGLMVIGMLHFVLPPEDHPVLRRLLAPLPPGSFLAATIGTADFAPQEVGRVAREYERRGMPMALRTRAQAAAFFDGLDLVEPGLCQVHRWRPEPGRPLDDDRDIAMYGAVARIP
- a CDS encoding EF-hand domain-containing protein is translated as MHDVSPFLERRLARRFATYDTDGDGFIERRDFESAVERLGAAFGRGPQDGALGRLRELTTGLWRQLVRVADADGDGRIGEDEYKAAFAAGLLVTPDSFDAAYVPFLDALMDVADEDGDGRLTRDQQVRWTGALMGLPEGDAREVFGRLDTDGDGLIGRADILGAIRAYYFDEDPHGPGAWLLGPLDSR
- a CDS encoding MarR family winged helix-turn-helix transcriptional regulator — encoded protein: MSDDSVPANAPARPEGPGDPDSPRRPAAGSADPTDRLADDWLRERPDLDLGAVAVLGRLAFVAEQVTGPAGERAVRRHGISKGEFDVLATLRRGGPPYVLSPSRLSDTLLTSRAGMTKRLDRLERAGLVARSLDTEDRRSFRIALTDEGRRVADAALTDLAAALTGLVSLLDDGEREGLDRALRSLARAAGPSAAPRR